A genomic stretch from Lathyrus oleraceus cultivar Zhongwan6 chromosome 2, CAAS_Psat_ZW6_1.0, whole genome shotgun sequence includes:
- the LOC127119344 gene encoding protein RICE SALT SENSITIVE 3: MEEHHLTPLAVTHLLQHTLRSLCIHDNSQWVYAVFWRILPRNYPPPKWEGQGAYDRSRGNRRNWILVWEDGFCNFAASAAAPEINSAGDCPNSSSSVYGNCELIQPYQGLQPELFFKMSHEIYNYGEGLIGKVAADHSHKWIYKEPNDQEINFLSAWHNSADSHPRTWEAQFLSGIKTIALIAVREGVVQLGAVHKVIEDLSYVVLLRKKFSYIESIPGVLLPHPSSSAYPYGVPTEQWHNFQQHQQHGDQIYDHFMNNNNNNMPMKVTPSMSSLEALLSKLPSVVPPQQHQQHQTQQHVLAPLEFMGGMPKVAKEELDEEEQEEVYRPEQLDVGESSSSMSGYHHHQQHQHHFHQNINNGF; this comes from the exons atggaaGAACATCATCTTACTCCATTAGCTGTTACTCATCTTCTTCAACACACTCTAAGAAGTTTGTGCATCCATGATAATTCTCAATGGGTTTATGCTGTTTTCTGGAGGATCTTGCCTAGAAACTACCCTCCTCCCAA gtgGGAAGGACAAGGGGCTTATGATAGATCAAGAGGAAACAGAAGGAATTG GATATTGGTTTGGGAAGATGGATTCTGCAACTTTGCAGCATCAGCAGCAGCACCTGAAATAAACTCTGCCGGTGATTGTCCTAACTCGTCCTCGTCGGTTTACGGGAACTGTGAATTAATTCAGCCTTACCAAGGTCTTCAACCTGAGCTTTTCTTCAAGATGTCACATGAGATCTATAACTATGGTGAAGG ATTGATTGGAAAAGTAGCTGCGGATCATAGTCATAAATGGATATATAAAGAACCTAATGATCAAGAAATTAATTTCTTGTCAGCATGGCATAATTCAGCAGACTCA CACCCTAGGACTTGGGAAGCTCAATTCTTGTCTGGTATAAAG ACCATAGCCCTCATTGCTGTTAGAGAAGGTGTTGTTCAATTAGGAGCTGTTCACAAG GTGATTGAAGATTTGAGCTATGTGGTTCTACTAAGAAAAAAATTCAGCTACATAGAAAGCATACCAGGAGTACTTCTCCCACACCCTTCATCATCTGCATACCCTTATGGTGTTCCAACAGAACAATGGCATAATTTccaacaacatcaacaacatgGTGATCAAATATATGACCATTTcatgaacaacaacaacaataacatgCCAATGAAAGTAACTCCATCAATGAGTAGTCTTGAAGCATTACTCTCAAAGTTACCTTCAGTTGTTCCAccacaacaacatcaacaacatcaaacacAACAACATGTTTTAGCACCATTGGAATTCATGGGAGGAATGCCAAAAGTTGCAAAAGAAGAGTTAGATGAAGAAGAACAAGAAGAGGTTTATAGACCTGAACAGCTTGATGTTGGTGAGAGTAGTAGTTCTATGTCAGGATAccatcatcatcaacaacatcaacatcattttcatcaaaatATAAATAATGGATTTTGA